A genomic region of Denticeps clupeoides chromosome 17, fDenClu1.1, whole genome shotgun sequence contains the following coding sequences:
- the lingo1a gene encoding leucine-rich repeat and immunoglobulin-like domain-containing nogo receptor-interacting protein 1 isoform X2, with the protein MVAGEASGHSYLVACWQPILILMLGTVLSGSTTGCPSRCECNAQERSVVCHRKKLISVPEGIPTDTLLLDLSKNRIKTINPDEFANYPNLEELELNENTISAIEPGAFNNLYGLRTLGLRSNKLKLIQLGVFTGLSNLTQLDISENKIVILLDYMFQDLYNLRSLEVGDNDLVFISHRAFHGLSSLEQLTLEKCNLTAVPTEAFTHLHSLISLRMRNLNINSIRDYSFKRLYRLKVLEIANWPYLDTMTTNSLYGLNLTSLTITSANLTSIPYVALRHLVYLRFLNMSYNPIVSIEGNKLHDLLRLQEFHLVGGRLAIIEPYSFRGLNYLKTLNVTGNALTTLEELAFHSVGNLETLALHDNPLACDCRLLWVFRRRWRLNFNRQQPTCSSPEFVQGKEFKDFPDILQPNYFTCRKSRIRDRKPQQKFIDEGTTIHFVCQADGDPAPVILWLSPQKQFITTKTIGRLTVFPDGTLEVRYAQIQDNGTYMCIASNAGGNDTALAHLHVHSYSPDWPHQSNKTFAFISNQPHDNVANGTRPTVQFPFDIKTLIIATTMGFISFLGVVLFCLVLLFLWSRGKGNTKHNIEIEYVPRKSDAGMSSSTADAPRKFNMKMI; encoded by the coding sequence ATGGTGGCTGGGGAAGCAAGTGGGCACAGCTACTTGGTGGCTTGCTGGCAGcccattctgattctgatgctgGGTACAGTGCTGTCAGGTTCAACCACAGGCTGCCCGTCACGCTGCGAGTGCAATGCCCAAGAGCGCTCAGTTGTATGCCACCGCAAGAAGCTCATATCCGTCCCAGAAGGAATCCCCACTGACACACTTCTACTGGACCTCAGCAAGAATCGCATTAAAACCATTAACCCTGACGAGTTTGCCAACTACCCAAACTTGGAAGAGCTAGAGTTGAACGAGAACACCATATCTGCCATTGAGCCTGGAGCTTTCAACAACCTCTATGGCTTGCGGACATTGGGGCTGCGTAGCAACAAACTAAAACTGATACAGCTGGGGGTTTTTACGGGTCTGAGCAACCTCACGCAATTGGATATCAGTGAAAATAAAATTGTCATTCTACTGGATTATATGTTCCAAGACCTTTACAACCTACGGTCCTTAGAGGTGGGAGACAACGATCTGGTATTCATCTCCCACAGGGCTTTCCATGGCCTCAGCAGCCTGGAACAACTCACTCTGGAAAAGTGTAACCTGACAGCAGTTCCTACCGAAGCCTTCACCCACCTCCATAGCCTAATATCACTCCGGATGCGCAACCTCAACATAAACAGCATCAGGGATTACTCCTTCAAGAGGCTCTACAGGCTAAAAGTGCTTGAGATTGCCAACTGGCCCTATCTAGACACAATGACAACCAATAGTTTGTATGGATTGAACCTCACCTCCCTGACCATCACCAGTGCCAACCTGACATCCATACCTTATGTGGCTCTCCGGCACCTGGTTTACTTGCGGTTTCTGAACATGTCCTACAATCCCATTGTATCTATTGAAGGAAATAAGCTCCATGACCTCCTCAGGCTTCAAGAGTTTCATTTAGTAGGTGGTAGATTGGCTATCATTGAGCCATATTCCTTCAGAGGGCTCAACTACCTTAAGACCCTCAACGTGACAGGAAATGCTTTAACCACGCTAGAGGAATTGGCATTTCACTCAGTTGGCAATCTGGAGACCCTGGCCCTTCATGACAACCCTTTGGCATGTGACTGCAGACTCTTGTGGGTCTTCCGTCGACGCTGGAGGCTGAACTTCAATCGGCAGCAGCCCACCTGCTCGTCTCCTGAGTTCGTGCAGGGTAAGGAGTTCAAGGACTTCCCAGACATCCTGCAGCCCAACTATTTCACTTGCCGCAAATCGAGAATCCGTGACCGTAAGCCCCAACAGAAGTTTATTGATGAGGGGACCACCATTCACTTTGTGTGCCAGGCTGACGGTGACCCGGCCCCTGTCATTCTGTGGCTCTCCCCACAAAAGCAGTTCATTACTACCAAAACCATTGGACGGCTAACGGTGTTTCCCGATGGCACCCTCGAAGTGCGCTATGCCCAGATTCAGGATAATGGAACATACATGTGCATTGCCAGCAACGCAGGCGGTAACGATACAGCCCTAGCCCATTTGCATGTTCACAGCTACTCTCCTGACTGGCCCCATCAGTCCAACAAGACTTTTGCCTTCATATCCAACCAGCCCCATGACAACGTTGCCAATGGCACTCGACCCACTGTTCAATTTCCTTTTGACATCAAGACTCTGATCATCGCTACCACCATGGGATTCATCTCTTTCCTTGGTGTCGTGCTTTTTTGTCTTGTGCTGCTCTTCTTGTGGAGCCGGGGTAAGGGGAATACCAAACACAACATAGAGATAGAGTATGTGCCACGCAAGTCGGACGCTGGCATGAGCAGCAGCACCGCGGATGCACCCCGTAAATTCaacatgaaaatgatttaa
- the lingo1a gene encoding leucine-rich repeat and immunoglobulin-like domain-containing nogo receptor-interacting protein 1 isoform X1, producing the protein MVTGRMVAGEASGHSYLVACWQPILILMLGTVLSGSTTGCPSRCECNAQERSVVCHRKKLISVPEGIPTDTLLLDLSKNRIKTINPDEFANYPNLEELELNENTISAIEPGAFNNLYGLRTLGLRSNKLKLIQLGVFTGLSNLTQLDISENKIVILLDYMFQDLYNLRSLEVGDNDLVFISHRAFHGLSSLEQLTLEKCNLTAVPTEAFTHLHSLISLRMRNLNINSIRDYSFKRLYRLKVLEIANWPYLDTMTTNSLYGLNLTSLTITSANLTSIPYVALRHLVYLRFLNMSYNPIVSIEGNKLHDLLRLQEFHLVGGRLAIIEPYSFRGLNYLKTLNVTGNALTTLEELAFHSVGNLETLALHDNPLACDCRLLWVFRRRWRLNFNRQQPTCSSPEFVQGKEFKDFPDILQPNYFTCRKSRIRDRKPQQKFIDEGTTIHFVCQADGDPAPVILWLSPQKQFITTKTIGRLTVFPDGTLEVRYAQIQDNGTYMCIASNAGGNDTALAHLHVHSYSPDWPHQSNKTFAFISNQPHDNVANGTRPTVQFPFDIKTLIIATTMGFISFLGVVLFCLVLLFLWSRGKGNTKHNIEIEYVPRKSDAGMSSSTADAPRKFNMKMI; encoded by the exons ATG GTAACCGGTAGGATGGTGGCTGGGGAAGCAAGTGGGCACAGCTACTTGGTGGCTTGCTGGCAGcccattctgattctgatgctgGGTACAGTGCTGTCAGGTTCAACCACAGGCTGCCCGTCACGCTGCGAGTGCAATGCCCAAGAGCGCTCAGTTGTATGCCACCGCAAGAAGCTCATATCCGTCCCAGAAGGAATCCCCACTGACACACTTCTACTGGACCTCAGCAAGAATCGCATTAAAACCATTAACCCTGACGAGTTTGCCAACTACCCAAACTTGGAAGAGCTAGAGTTGAACGAGAACACCATATCTGCCATTGAGCCTGGAGCTTTCAACAACCTCTATGGCTTGCGGACATTGGGGCTGCGTAGCAACAAACTAAAACTGATACAGCTGGGGGTTTTTACGGGTCTGAGCAACCTCACGCAATTGGATATCAGTGAAAATAAAATTGTCATTCTACTGGATTATATGTTCCAAGACCTTTACAACCTACGGTCCTTAGAGGTGGGAGACAACGATCTGGTATTCATCTCCCACAGGGCTTTCCATGGCCTCAGCAGCCTGGAACAACTCACTCTGGAAAAGTGTAACCTGACAGCAGTTCCTACCGAAGCCTTCACCCACCTCCATAGCCTAATATCACTCCGGATGCGCAACCTCAACATAAACAGCATCAGGGATTACTCCTTCAAGAGGCTCTACAGGCTAAAAGTGCTTGAGATTGCCAACTGGCCCTATCTAGACACAATGACAACCAATAGTTTGTATGGATTGAACCTCACCTCCCTGACCATCACCAGTGCCAACCTGACATCCATACCTTATGTGGCTCTCCGGCACCTGGTTTACTTGCGGTTTCTGAACATGTCCTACAATCCCATTGTATCTATTGAAGGAAATAAGCTCCATGACCTCCTCAGGCTTCAAGAGTTTCATTTAGTAGGTGGTAGATTGGCTATCATTGAGCCATATTCCTTCAGAGGGCTCAACTACCTTAAGACCCTCAACGTGACAGGAAATGCTTTAACCACGCTAGAGGAATTGGCATTTCACTCAGTTGGCAATCTGGAGACCCTGGCCCTTCATGACAACCCTTTGGCATGTGACTGCAGACTCTTGTGGGTCTTCCGTCGACGCTGGAGGCTGAACTTCAATCGGCAGCAGCCCACCTGCTCGTCTCCTGAGTTCGTGCAGGGTAAGGAGTTCAAGGACTTCCCAGACATCCTGCAGCCCAACTATTTCACTTGCCGCAAATCGAGAATCCGTGACCGTAAGCCCCAACAGAAGTTTATTGATGAGGGGACCACCATTCACTTTGTGTGCCAGGCTGACGGTGACCCGGCCCCTGTCATTCTGTGGCTCTCCCCACAAAAGCAGTTCATTACTACCAAAACCATTGGACGGCTAACGGTGTTTCCCGATGGCACCCTCGAAGTGCGCTATGCCCAGATTCAGGATAATGGAACATACATGTGCATTGCCAGCAACGCAGGCGGTAACGATACAGCCCTAGCCCATTTGCATGTTCACAGCTACTCTCCTGACTGGCCCCATCAGTCCAACAAGACTTTTGCCTTCATATCCAACCAGCCCCATGACAACGTTGCCAATGGCACTCGACCCACTGTTCAATTTCCTTTTGACATCAAGACTCTGATCATCGCTACCACCATGGGATTCATCTCTTTCCTTGGTGTCGTGCTTTTTTGTCTTGTGCTGCTCTTCTTGTGGAGCCGGGGTAAGGGGAATACCAAACACAACATAGAGATAGAGTATGTGCCACGCAAGTCGGACGCTGGCATGAGCAGCAGCACCGCGGATGCACCCCGTAAATTCaacatgaaaatgatttaa